The following proteins are encoded in a genomic region of Gammaproteobacteria bacterium:
- the dnaQ gene encoding DNA polymerase III subunit epsilon → MRQVVLDTETTGLDPAQGHRIIEVGCVEIVNRRVTDRTFHQYLNPEREVEAGALQVHGISNEFLADKPRFADVAHDLLEFLAGAELLIHNAAFDVAFLNQELAQLSVGLEPLERHCTVTDTLALARERHPGKKNSLDALCRNYGVDNSRRDLHGALLDAQLLAEVYLAMTGGQVTLSLVPRAAAGMGKRAGEGGAWSGNRARLPVHHADGQEAAAHEARLAALDRASGGRCLWRELGW, encoded by the coding sequence ATGCGACAGGTCGTCCTCGACACCGAGACCACCGGTCTCGACCCCGCACAGGGCCACCGGATCATCGAGGTGGGGTGCGTGGAGATCGTGAATCGCCGGGTGACCGACCGCACCTTTCATCAGTATCTGAACCCCGAGCGTGAGGTCGAAGCAGGCGCCCTCCAGGTCCACGGGATCAGCAACGAGTTCCTGGCGGACAAGCCACGTTTCGCGGACGTGGCGCACGACCTGCTCGAGTTCCTGGCCGGGGCGGAGCTCCTCATTCACAACGCGGCCTTTGACGTCGCCTTTCTGAACCAGGAGCTTGCGCAACTGTCCGTGGGCCTCGAGCCGCTGGAGCGCCACTGCACGGTGACGGACACCCTGGCGCTCGCCCGGGAGCGTCATCCGGGTAAGAAGAACAGTCTCGACGCGCTCTGCCGGAACTATGGTGTGGACAACTCGCGCCGGGACCTGCACGGGGCCCTGCTCGACGCCCAGTTGCTGGCAGAGGTGTACCTTGCGATGACGGGGGGGCAGGTCACGCTCTCCCTGGTTCCGAGGGCCGCCGCGGGGATGGGGAAGCGGGCTGGAGAGGGTGGGGCGTGGAGCGGGAATCGCGCGCGGCTGCCCGTCCATCACGCGGACGGGCAAGAGGCCGCCGCGCACGAGGCCCGGTTGGCCGCCCTGGACCGGGCGAGCGGTGGCCGTTGCCTCTGGCGTGAACTCGGCTGGTAG
- the argF gene encoding ornithine carbamoyltransferase, with product MAIRHFLTLLDLTSEEIVALIDRATELKARLRDGVIDEPLKNRTLALVFEKSSTRTRVSFEAAMVQFGGATLFLSPRDTQLGRGEPIEDTARVLSRMVDAVAIRTFEHEKIERFAAYSGVPVINALTDRHHPCQLLADMQTFFEHRGSIAGRTVAWIGDGNNMCHSYIDAARQLEFRLRVASPEGYEPDPQLVAAGSGWVEVMRDPREAVAGAHLVATDVWASMGQESEQTQRIERFSAYQVNRDLMRLAAPDALFMHCLPAHRGEEVTEDVLLGPQSVVWDEAENRLHAQKALLEFLLRR from the coding sequence ATGGCTATCCGGCACTTCCTCACGTTGCTCGACCTGACCTCCGAGGAGATCGTCGCCCTGATCGACCGCGCCACCGAGCTCAAGGCGCGGCTTCGCGACGGTGTGATCGACGAGCCCCTGAAGAATCGGACGCTCGCTCTGGTCTTCGAGAAGTCCTCCACCCGCACCCGTGTCTCCTTCGAGGCCGCGATGGTCCAGTTCGGGGGGGCGACCCTGTTCCTTTCTCCGCGGGACACCCAGCTCGGGCGTGGCGAGCCCATCGAGGACACCGCACGAGTCCTCTCGCGCATGGTGGACGCCGTGGCGATCCGCACTTTCGAGCACGAGAAGATCGAGCGCTTCGCCGCCTACTCCGGTGTGCCCGTCATCAACGCGCTCACCGACCGGCACCACCCCTGCCAGTTGCTGGCCGACATGCAGACCTTCTTCGAGCACCGTGGCTCGATCGCCGGGCGCACGGTGGCCTGGATCGGTGACGGCAACAACATGTGCCACTCGTACATCGACGCCGCCCGGCAACTGGAGTTCCGGCTGCGGGTGGCCTCGCCCGAGGGATACGAACCGGACCCGCAGTTGGTAGCGGCCGGCTCGGGCTGGGTCGAGGTGATGCGAGATCCCAGGGAGGCCGTAGCGGGGGCCCACCTGGTGGCGACCGACGTGTGGGCGAGCATGGGCCAGGAATCCGAGCAGACCCAGCGCATCGAGCGCTTCTCGGCTTACCAGGTCAATCGGGACCTGATGCGGCTGGCCGCACCGGACGCCCTGTTCATGCACTGCCTGCCGGCGCACCGGGGTGAGGAGGTCACCGAGGACGTCCTGCTCGGCCCCCAGAGTGTCGTGTGGGACGAGGCGGAGAACCGACTGCATGCTCAGAAGGCGTTGTTGGAGTTCCTGCTGCGTCGCTGA
- a CDS encoding LysM peptidoglycan-binding domain-containing protein — MTDSGRGAVASDVKAYRSAPRGRFKPEPGSKDSPDLWARIRSGFSMPSPEQPAIDAEIDRYVRNTSFLDRTAQRARPYLHYIVEQVESRGVPSEIALLPIVESAFQPFAYSPARASGIWQFIPETGRRFGLRQNWWYDGRRDILASTRAALDYLTALRDQFGGDWQLAVAAYNCGEGAVARAVQENQRAGLPTDFWSLSLPEETRSYVPRLLGLARVVASPRAYGVQLAAIPNEPYLTRVGLQGPVDLNVAASAAGIPLADLRHLNPGFSRWATDPDGPHHLVLPIHKADSFSARLSEMPEHERLPWRRHVVRRGETLAMLASRFGTTPDTLREVNQLSGNRVRPGNVVRVPLGAKTANAAVLVADASEAVAQPASRSAGEDENRGRKTPATLRVSEPAAVTQKFVVRPGETLYSLARRYGVTPQALASMNGISSKTGVKAGQTLAVHVQDDRTVVASAGGPPNKTEAGQKGGKAEPEKATRPDAAASAPGKKAAATQVASVVAPAKPGAAKPDTGKASAAATKTAKTAKTATPELIRYKVKPGETLWAISQRFGVSPAMLRRWNKLGESQGVRAGQELNVYREDTRVARAG; from the coding sequence GTGACCGACTCGGGCAGAGGCGCGGTCGCGTCCGACGTAAAGGCGTATCGGAGCGCCCCGCGTGGCCGCTTCAAACCGGAGCCCGGCAGCAAGGATTCCCCCGACCTGTGGGCGCGGATCCGCAGCGGGTTCAGCATGCCGTCGCCGGAGCAACCGGCGATCGATGCGGAAATCGACCGATACGTGCGCAATACGAGTTTCCTGGACCGCACGGCCCAGCGCGCACGGCCCTACCTGCACTACATCGTCGAACAGGTCGAGTCGCGGGGCGTGCCGAGCGAGATCGCGCTCCTCCCCATCGTCGAGAGCGCGTTCCAGCCCTTCGCGTATTCGCCGGCGCGGGCGTCCGGGATCTGGCAGTTCATCCCGGAGACGGGGCGGCGTTTCGGCTTGCGGCAGAACTGGTGGTACGACGGGCGTCGCGACATCCTCGCCTCCACCCGCGCCGCTCTGGATTATCTGACGGCCCTGCGCGATCAGTTCGGTGGCGACTGGCAACTGGCGGTCGCCGCGTACAACTGCGGCGAAGGCGCCGTGGCCCGAGCGGTCCAGGAGAACCAGCGGGCGGGGCTGCCGACCGATTTCTGGAGCCTGTCCCTTCCGGAAGAGACCCGCAGCTACGTGCCGCGGCTCCTCGGGCTGGCGCGCGTCGTCGCGAGCCCACGCGCGTACGGGGTGCAGCTCGCCGCCATTCCGAACGAGCCGTATCTCACCCGGGTCGGGCTCCAGGGTCCCGTCGACCTGAACGTCGCCGCTTCGGCAGCGGGGATTCCGCTGGCGGACCTGCGCCACCTGAACCCCGGCTTTTCGCGCTGGGCGACGGACCCCGACGGGCCACACCACCTGGTACTGCCGATCCACAAGGCGGACTCCTTCTCTGCGCGCCTGAGCGAGATGCCCGAGCACGAGCGGCTGCCCTGGAGGCGCCATGTGGTGCGCCGCGGTGAGACGCTCGCGATGTTGGCAAGCCGCTTCGGGACGACACCGGACACGTTGCGTGAGGTGAACCAGCTGAGCGGCAACCGGGTCCGCCCCGGGAACGTCGTCCGCGTGCCGCTTGGCGCCAAGACCGCAAACGCCGCCGTCCTGGTCGCCGATGCATCCGAGGCCGTGGCCCAGCCCGCGTCCCGCTCCGCTGGCGAGGACGAGAACAGGGGACGGAAGACCCCCGCGACTCTCAGGGTGAGCGAGCCGGCAGCGGTCACCCAGAAGTTCGTCGTCCGTCCGGGCGAGACGCTCTACTCGCTGGCTCGCCGCTACGGCGTGACGCCGCAGGCGCTGGCGAGCATGAATGGCATCTCGTCCAAGACTGGCGTGAAGGCGGGCCAGACCCTGGCGGTCCATGTTCAGGACGATCGCACCGTGGTGGCCAGCGCAGGCGGGCCGCCCAACAAGACCGAGGCGGGCCAGAAGGGCGGCAAGGCCGAGCCCGAGAAGGCGACGAGGCCCGATGCCGCCGCCTCCGCCCCAGGCAAGAAGGCAGCCGCCACCCAGGTAGCCAGTGTCGTAGCGCCTGCCAAGCCTGGCGCTGCGAAGCCCGACACTGGAAAGGCGTCCGCCGCGGCCACGAAGACAGCGAAGACGGCGAAGACGGCGACGCCCGAGTTGATCCGTTACAAGGTGAAACCCGGCGAGACGCTCTGGGCGATCTCCCAACGCTTCGGTGTCAGCCCGGCGATGCTCCGGCGCTGGAACAAGCTCGGGGAGAGTCAGGGAGTACGGGCAGGCCAGGAGTTGAACGTCTACCGCGAAGACACACGCGTCGCGCGAGCTGGTTGA
- a CDS encoding acetylornithine transaminase: MTDSLMRTYARQPVTFDRGEGVWLWDQEGRRYLDAVAGIAVCGLGHAHPAVTKALCEQAGRLVHTSNLYRIAAQEELADALRRISGMSRAFFCNSGAEANEAAIKLARLHGHGLQVDVPVVVVMEGSFHGRTLATLSATANRKVQVGFEPLVQGFLQVPYDDLEALERVARERKDVAAVLVEPVQGEGGIIVPGAGYLAGVRRICDAQGWLMMLDEIQTGIGRTGRWFAHQHDGVLPDVMTLAKGLGNGVPIGACLAHGAAAELMGPGSHGSTFGGNPLACRAALAVLETVESARLAERAEATGAYLRERLAGALQGLHCVRAVRGRGLMIGVELARPCGDLVAQARERGVLINVTAERVVRLLPPLILTRGDADLLADTLADLIREFCSRV, encoded by the coding sequence ATGACAGATTCCCTGATGCGGACGTACGCCCGCCAACCGGTCACCTTCGATCGGGGGGAAGGCGTCTGGCTGTGGGACCAGGAGGGTCGCCGCTACCTCGATGCCGTCGCGGGCATCGCGGTCTGCGGCCTCGGCCACGCCCACCCCGCGGTGACGAAGGCCCTGTGCGAGCAGGCGGGCCGCCTGGTCCACACCTCGAACCTGTACCGGATCGCCGCCCAGGAAGAGTTGGCGGACGCGCTCAGGCGGATCTCGGGGATGAGCCGGGCGTTCTTCTGCAATTCCGGTGCGGAAGCGAACGAGGCGGCCATCAAGCTCGCCCGCTTGCACGGGCACGGCCTCCAGGTGGACGTGCCGGTGGTCGTCGTCATGGAAGGCAGCTTCCACGGCCGCACCCTCGCCACCCTGAGCGCGACGGCGAACCGCAAGGTCCAGGTGGGCTTCGAGCCGCTGGTCCAGGGCTTCCTGCAGGTTCCGTACGACGACCTCGAGGCCCTCGAGCGGGTGGCGCGCGAGCGCAAGGACGTGGCGGCGGTTCTCGTGGAGCCGGTGCAGGGGGAGGGTGGAATCATCGTGCCCGGTGCCGGTTACCTCGCGGGTGTGCGGCGGATCTGTGACGCGCAGGGTTGGCTGATGATGCTGGATGAGATCCAGACCGGGATCGGCCGCACGGGCCGCTGGTTCGCCCATCAGCACGACGGGGTCCTGCCCGACGTCATGACCCTCGCCAAGGGGCTCGGGAACGGCGTTCCCATCGGTGCCTGTCTCGCGCACGGCGCCGCGGCGGAACTGATGGGACCGGGCAGCCACGGCTCGACCTTCGGGGGCAACCCCCTCGCTTGCCGGGCCGCCCTGGCGGTGCTCGAGACAGTCGAGTCGGCGCGGCTGGCGGAGCGCGCTGAGGCCACGGGCGCGTATCTGCGCGAACGCCTGGCCGGGGCGCTGCAGGGGCTCCATTGCGTGCGTGCCGTGCGGGGCAGGGGACTGATGATCGGGGTCGAGCTCGCGCGCCCTTGCGGGGACCTGGTCGCGCAGGCCCGTGAGCGCGGGGTGCTGATCAATGTGACGGCCGAGAGAGTGGTGCGCCTGCTTCCACCGCTCATCCTGACGCGCGGGGACGCCGACCTCCTGGCGGACACGCTCGCCGACCTGATCCGCGAATTCTGCTCGCGGGTGTGA
- a CDS encoding superoxide dismutase [Fe] (SodB; iron binding; present under aerobic and anaerobic conditions; destroys free radicals), producing the protein MAFELPPLPYAKNALAPTISEETVEYHYGKHHQAYVTNLNNLIKGSELEAMGLEDIVRKSSGGVFNNAAQVWNHTFYWNCLKPGGGGAPTGALAAAIDKAFGSFAAFKEKFSSSAVGNFGSGWTWLVKNADGSLEVVNTSNAGTPMTSGNTALLTCDVWEHAYYVDYRNARAKYVESLWGLVNWEFVAKNFAG; encoded by the coding sequence ATGGCCTTCGAGCTTCCGCCCCTCCCGTATGCAAAGAACGCCCTGGCCCCGACCATCTCCGAGGAGACGGTCGAGTACCACTACGGCAAGCACCACCAGGCCTACGTCACCAACCTGAACAATCTCATCAAGGGCAGTGAGCTCGAGGCCATGGGGCTCGAGGACATCGTGCGCAAGTCCTCGGGGGGTGTCTTCAACAACGCGGCCCAGGTGTGGAACCACACGTTCTACTGGAATTGCCTCAAGCCGGGCGGCGGTGGCGCACCGACGGGGGCGCTCGCTGCGGCCATCGACAAGGCCTTCGGTTCCTTCGCGGCCTTCAAGGAGAAGTTCTCCAGTTCGGCCGTCGGCAATTTCGGCTCCGGCTGGACCTGGTTGGTGAAGAATGCAGACGGCAGTCTCGAGGTGGTGAACACCAGCAACGCGGGCACGCCGATGACGAGCGGGAATACGGCGCTGCTCACGTGCGACGTGTGGGAGCACGCCTACTACGTGGACTACCGCAACGCCCGGGCGAAGTACGTGGAGTCCCTCTGGGGGCTGGTGAACTGGGAGTTCGTGGCGAAGAACTTCGCCGGCTGA
- a CDS encoding class I SAM-dependent methyltransferase yields MAPLTLGARLRAWSTSWPGRAVLAAERAALEEFLPNLFGYYLLQVGSLCDPQALSASRIRSRVWVTDARPRFDAECTSVVGSPQALPFAADSVDVVVLQHVLEFQDSPHEALREAERVLVPEGHLVLAGFNPFSLLGLWRAAERRRAGPPWSGRFVSPTRVKDWLALLGFEATEVRMVFFRPPFSRPALLRRLRRLESIGARLWPYTGGVYVIVARKRVATLTPIKPRWLPRRGLVGVRLAEPSARWDPGLEMPPTRRGGDLAA; encoded by the coding sequence GTGGCCCCGTTGACGCTGGGGGCTCGGCTGAGGGCCTGGTCCACCTCCTGGCCGGGCCGCGCGGTTCTTGCGGCGGAGCGTGCGGCGCTCGAGGAATTCCTTCCGAATCTCTTCGGTTACTATCTGTTGCAGGTGGGCAGTCTGTGTGACCCACAGGCCCTCAGCGCCAGCCGCATCCGCAGCCGTGTCTGGGTGACGGACGCGCGCCCGAGGTTCGACGCGGAGTGTACGTCGGTCGTGGGGTCACCCCAGGCGCTCCCGTTCGCGGCCGACAGCGTCGACGTCGTCGTGCTGCAGCACGTACTGGAGTTTCAGGACTCGCCGCACGAGGCGCTGCGCGAGGCGGAGAGGGTGCTGGTCCCGGAAGGACACCTCGTGCTGGCGGGCTTCAACCCGTTCAGCCTCCTCGGGCTGTGGCGGGCCGCAGAGCGGCGACGCGCCGGTCCGCCCTGGTCGGGGCGCTTCGTCAGTCCGACGCGGGTCAAGGACTGGCTCGCGCTGCTCGGATTCGAGGCGACGGAGGTGCGTATGGTGTTCTTCCGCCCGCCGTTCTCCCGTCCGGCGCTGCTGCGGCGGCTTCGCCGGCTGGAGTCCATCGGTGCCCGCCTGTGGCCCTATACCGGCGGTGTCTACGTGATCGTCGCACGCAAGCGCGTCGCGACGCTGACGCCCATCAAGCCGCGCTGGTTGCCGCGCCGGGGCCTCGTTGGGGTCCGCCTGGCCGAGCCGTCGGCCCGTTGGGACCCCGGGCTGGAGATGCCACCCACTCGACGCGGGGGGGACCTGGCGGCGTGA
- the rnhA gene encoding ribonuclease HI has product MTRDRVEAFTDGACRGNPGPGGWAALLRYNGHEKVISGGEPHTTNNRMELLGAIYALEALKRPCHVRLHTDSEYVRRGITEWIAGWKRKGWKTSAGQPVKNVDLWERLDRARSAHTVDWQWVRGHAGHPENERVDAAAREAAARQSPN; this is encoded by the coding sequence GTGACGCGGGACAGGGTCGAGGCCTTCACCGATGGTGCCTGCCGCGGTAACCCGGGGCCCGGCGGGTGGGCGGCGCTGCTGCGCTACAATGGCCACGAGAAGGTGATCTCCGGGGGCGAGCCCCACACCACCAACAACCGGATGGAGTTGCTGGGCGCCATTTACGCCCTCGAGGCGCTGAAACGCCCCTGCCACGTTCGCCTGCACACGGACTCGGAGTACGTGCGGCGAGGCATCACGGAGTGGATCGCCGGCTGGAAGCGCAAGGGCTGGAAGACATCGGCAGGGCAGCCGGTGAAGAACGTCGACCTCTGGGAGCGGCTCGATCGGGCGCGCTCTGCCCACACGGTCGACTGGCAATGGGTGCGCGGCCACGCCGGACACCCGGAAAACGAGCGCGTAGACGCGGCGGCGCGCGAAGCGGCGGCCCGTCAGTCTCCGAACTGA
- a CDS encoding protein-L-isoaspartate(D-aspartate) O-methyltransferase — MTSQRTRDRLIDRLRAQGISNPAVLEVIRRTPRHIFVDEALASRAYEDTALPIGHGQTISQPYIVARMTELLIGERSPQRVLEIGTGCAYQTAVLAQLVPAVFSVERIQALLHQARERLYQLRINNARLRLADGSLGWPEHAPYDGILVAAAAPSIPQALCEQLAPGGRLVAPVGTRGAQRLVLMVREEEGFQQRTLEAVSFVPLVAGTG, encoded by the coding sequence ATGACCTCCCAGCGCACGCGGGACCGGCTGATCGACCGCCTGCGCGCGCAGGGGATCAGCAACCCGGCGGTGCTCGAGGTGATCCGGCGCACTCCGCGCCACATCTTCGTGGACGAGGCGCTCGCGAGCCGCGCCTACGAAGACACCGCGCTGCCGATCGGTCACGGTCAGACGATCTCCCAGCCCTACATCGTCGCGCGCATGACCGAGTTGCTGATCGGGGAGCGCTCTCCCCAGCGGGTGCTGGAGATCGGCACGGGCTGTGCCTACCAGACCGCGGTGCTGGCGCAACTCGTGCCCGCGGTCTTCAGCGTGGAGCGGATCCAGGCCTTGCTGCACCAGGCCCGGGAGCGGCTCTATCAGCTGAGGATCAACAACGCACGCCTGCGGCTGGCCGACGGCTCGCTCGGCTGGCCGGAGCATGCCCCCTACGATGGCATCCTGGTCGCCGCTGCGGCCCCGTCGATCCCCCAGGCACTCTGCGAGCAACTGGCCCCCGGCGGGCGCCTGGTCGCCCCCGTGGGCACGCGCGGCGCGCAACGCCTCGTGCTCATGGTGCGCGAGGAGGAAG
- the surE gene encoding 5'/3'-nucleotidase SurE: protein MRILISNDDGYQAPGIVCLARRLGEVGEISVVAPERERSGASNSLTLRNPVRARRAENGFIYVDGTPTDCVHLAITGLLDPEPDLVVAGINAGANLGDDVLYSGTVAAAMEGRFLGLPAIAVSLVGDQFQHYETAADVVVSLVRSLQTSPIPPATILNVNVPDVPAEELSGFRVTRLGQRHRSEPVVRTHDPRGREIFWIGPAGPGQDAGPGTDFHALAGGYVSITPLHVDLTRHAAIEDLSRWVGGLRVR from the coding sequence GTGCGCATCCTGATCAGCAACGACGACGGCTACCAGGCTCCGGGCATCGTCTGTCTCGCGCGACGCCTCGGCGAGGTCGGCGAGATCTCCGTCGTGGCGCCGGAGCGTGAGCGCAGCGGCGCGAGCAATTCGCTCACCTTGCGCAACCCCGTGCGCGCGCGGCGCGCCGAGAACGGATTCATCTATGTGGACGGGACGCCCACCGACTGCGTGCACCTCGCGATCACCGGGTTGCTCGACCCCGAGCCGGACCTCGTCGTGGCGGGCATCAATGCGGGGGCCAACCTCGGCGACGACGTGCTCTACTCGGGCACGGTGGCCGCGGCGATGGAGGGGCGTTTCCTCGGACTGCCAGCGATCGCGGTGTCGCTGGTGGGGGACCAGTTCCAGCACTACGAGACGGCGGCCGACGTGGTGGTGTCCCTCGTGCGAAGCCTCCAGACCTCGCCCATTCCCCCGGCGACGATCCTCAACGTGAACGTGCCGGACGTCCCTGCCGAGGAGCTGTCGGGATTTCGCGTCACCCGCCTCGGGCAGCGGCATCGTTCGGAGCCCGTCGTGCGCACCCACGACCCTCGAGGCCGGGAGATCTTCTGGATCGGGCCGGCCGGGCCGGGACAGGACGCGGGGCCGGGCACCGACTTCCATGCGCTCGCCGGGGGCTACGTGTCCATCACGCCGCTGCACGTCGACCTCACTCGGCATGCGGCAATAGAGGACCTCTCGCGCTGGGTCGGAGGCCTGCGGGTCCGGTGA